A genome region from Euphorbia lathyris chromosome 4, ddEupLath1.1, whole genome shotgun sequence includes the following:
- the LOC136226990 gene encoding ADP-ribosylation factor-like protein 8b, whose product MGLWDAFLNWLRSLFFKQEMELSLIGLQNAGKTSLVNVIATGGYSEDMIPTVGFNMRKVTKGNVTIKLWDLGGQPRFRSMWERYCRAVSAIVYVVDAADSDNLSVSKGELHDLLSKPSLNGIPLLVLGNKIDKHGAMSKEGFAEEMGLKSITDREVCCFMISCKNSTNIDTVIDWLVKHSKSKN is encoded by the exons ATGGGATTGTGGGATGCTTTTCTCAATTGGCTACGAAG CCTCTTTTTCAAGCAAGAGATGGAGTTATCTCTGATAGGACTTCAAAATGCTGGTAAAACATCCCTAGTAAATGTCATTGCG ACTGGTGGGTACAGTGAAGACATGATTCCAACG GTAGGCTTTAATATGAGGAAAGTAACAAAAGGGAATGTCACAATAAAGTTGTGGGATCTTGGAGGTCAACCCAGGTTTCGCAGCATGTGGGAGAGATACTGCCGCGCGGTCTCAGCTATTGT ATACGTTGTGGATGCAGCTGATTCCGATAACTTATCGGTGTCCAAAGGTGAACTTCATGACCTTTTGAGTAAGCCCTCACTGAATGGCATTCCCTTGTTGGTACTTGGAAACAAGATTGATAAACATGGAGCTATGTCGAAAGAAGGTTTCGCAGAAGAAAT GGGGCTCAAGTCTATTACTGATAGAGAAGTGTGCTGCTTCATGATTTCCTGCAAGAACTCGACCAACATCGATACTGTTATTGATTGGCTCGTAAAGCATTCGAAATCGAAGAATTAA